The genomic stretch CCATCCCGATTTTCGTAAAAGAGGGATTGGCGAGAAATTAAAGATGGAACAAAGAAAAACAGCCGCTAGTATGGGCTACGATTTCATTACGTGGACGTATGATCCATTAGAAACGGTGAACGGATCGCTGAATTTAAATAAGCTAGGGGCCGTTGTAAAGTCGTATCTTCCTAACGTGTATGGCCTAATGAATGATAACTTGAACGCCGGAATACCGACTGACCGTTTTTTAGTTGAGTGGCACACGAAGGACCATAAGGGCATGCGGGAGTCAGAACTAATCCTTCCTCATGCTCTGATCACAGGTGGCGGTGAGACTCGCTTTTACCAACCTGAAAAAGTAGATCTTTCCATCACTACAAAGAAAATGTATGTACCTGTACCTGGGAACTTTCAAGAGATAAAAAAAGCAAACCTCCCACTTGCAAAAGCGTGGAGGGAGCAAACAGGGATCGTGTTTACGCATTACCTTGAGCAGGGATGGAATGTAACGGATTTAGTAAAAAGTGAAGGCAATCCCAATCTATATTTATACCTCTTAGAAAAAGGTGATTCAAATGAAAATTAACAGCATCATCTTAAGACACATCAAAATGGACCTTTTACATCCTTTTACGACAAGCGTTGGAACCGAGCGGGATAAAGATATTATTTTAGTTGAAGCCACCACGACATCTGGACATTCAGGTTGGGGAGAATCGGTAGCCATAATGGAACCTATTTATAACGAAGAAACCGTTCAAACCAATTGGCATATGATGATCGATCATTTAATTCCACTTCTTTCTGGTGAAGAGTTAAACCATCCAGATGAAGTATCAGAATGTTTTAAGAAAATTCGCGGTAACTATAACGCAAAAGCAGCGATCGAATGTGCGATATGGGATCTTTATGCGAAGATAAATCACATGCCACTCGCAAAAGCACTTGGTGGAGTGAAAAAGAATATAGAAGTCGGGGTTAGTGTAGGCATTCAATCGTCACCAGATAACATTTTAAAGCAAATTGAAGATTACTTAAAAGAGGGGTATAAGCGAATAAAAGTAAAAATCATGCCTGGTTGGGATGTTGAAATCATCAAACTGATACGTCAGCACTTTCCATCTATTCCACTGATGGCAGATGCGAACTGTGCTTATACGTTACAGGACATTGACCATCTGAAGAAGCTCGATCAGTTTGATTTAATGATGATTGAGCAACCGCTCGCCCATGACGACATTATTGACCATGCGAAGCTACAGTCTCAGCTAAACACACCGATTTGCTTAGACGAGAGCATTCATAGTTTAGAAGATGCTAGAAAGGCCATTGAACTCGGTAGTTGTAAAGTCATTAACCT from Bacillus sp. Cs-700 encodes the following:
- the menC gene encoding o-succinylbenzoate synthase, with amino-acid sequence MKINSIILRHIKMDLLHPFTTSVGTERDKDIILVEATTTSGHSGWGESVAIMEPIYNEETVQTNWHMMIDHLIPLLSGEELNHPDEVSECFKKIRGNYNAKAAIECAIWDLYAKINHMPLAKALGGVKKNIEVGVSVGIQSSPDNILKQIEDYLKEGYKRIKVKIMPGWDVEIIKLIRQHFPSIPLMADANCAYTLQDIDHLKKLDQFDLMMIEQPLAHDDIIDHAKLQSQLNTPICLDESIHSLEDARKAIELGSCKVINLKVGRVGGLTESKKIHDLCVEHHIPMWCGGMLEAGIGRAHNIAITSLSNFSLPGDTAPSSHYWKRDIIKPEVEMNKGNIQVPEKPGIGYEPDRDYIDELTIVKKTIQFN
- a CDS encoding GNAT family N-acetyltransferase, giving the protein MKTQPLMIRTLHSVEELEEVRRLETIVWSFDDSVPVNQSMAVVKNGGFILGAFYEEQLIAFQYSFPGYDGKKVYLVSQSLGIHPDFRKRGIGEKLKMEQRKTAASMGYDFITWTYDPLETVNGSLNLNKLGAVVKSYLPNVYGLMNDNLNAGIPTDRFLVEWHTKDHKGMRESELILPHALITGGGETRFYQPEKVDLSITTKKMYVPVPGNFQEIKKANLPLAKAWREQTGIVFTHYLEQGWNVTDLVKSEGNPNLYLYLLEKGDSNEN